A genomic region of Streptomyces sp. R33 contains the following coding sequences:
- a CDS encoding esterase/lipase family protein, which yields MLPWRRLLRPLAVLTLAAAALVAPTGAAQAASAPSSGWNNWSCKPSAAHPRPVVLVHGTFGNSVDNWLGFAPYLVHRGYCVYSLDYGQLPGVPFFNGLGPIDKSAGQLDVFVDKVLASTGAAKTDIVGHSQGGMMPNYYLKFLGGAPKVNALVGLAPDNHGTTLSGLTQLLPYFPGAEDLISSATPGLADQIAGSPFVTKLNAGGDTVPGVRYTVIATKYDEVVTPYRSAFLEGTGSDVRNVVLQDLCPLDLSEHVAIGLTDRIAWHEAVNALDPAHASRTTCASVFE from the coding sequence ATGCTGCCCTGGCGACGCCTGCTCCGCCCGCTGGCCGTCCTCACCCTCGCCGCTGCCGCCCTCGTCGCCCCCACCGGCGCCGCGCAGGCCGCGTCCGCACCCAGCAGCGGCTGGAACAACTGGTCCTGCAAGCCCTCCGCCGCCCATCCCCGCCCCGTCGTCCTCGTCCACGGCACGTTCGGGAACTCCGTCGACAACTGGCTCGGATTCGCCCCCTACCTCGTCCACCGCGGCTACTGCGTCTACTCGCTCGACTACGGGCAGCTGCCCGGCGTGCCCTTCTTCAACGGGCTCGGCCCCATCGACAAGTCCGCCGGGCAGCTCGACGTCTTCGTCGACAAGGTGCTGGCCTCCACCGGAGCCGCGAAGACCGACATCGTCGGCCACTCGCAGGGCGGCATGATGCCGAACTACTACCTCAAGTTCCTCGGCGGTGCCCCCAAGGTCAACGCCCTGGTCGGGCTCGCCCCCGACAACCACGGAACCACCCTGAGCGGACTCACCCAGCTGCTCCCCTACTTCCCCGGTGCCGAGGACCTGATCAGCTCCGCGACCCCGGGGCTGGCCGACCAGATCGCCGGATCGCCCTTCGTCACCAAGCTGAACGCAGGCGGGGACACCGTGCCCGGGGTCCGGTACACCGTCATCGCGACCAAGTACGACGAGGTCGTCACGCCCTACCGGAGCGCTTTCCTCGAGGGGACCGGATCCGACGTACGGAACGTCGTGCTCCAGGACCTGTGCCCGCTGGACCTCTCCGAGCACGTCGCCATCGGGCTCACCGACCGGATCGCCTGGCACGAGGCGGTCAACGCCCTCGACCCGGCACACGCCTCCCGCACCACCTGCGCGTCGGTCTTCGAGTGA
- a CDS encoding lytic polysaccharide monooxygenase: MPARRRTVTRIAAVGLAPLAVAAYAAAPAAAHGSMTDPVSRVAACYAEGPESPKSAACKAAVAASGAQAFYDWNAVNIANAAGNHQALIPNGQLCSAGNDKYRGLDLARTDWPAGPMSAGEHTFRYKGTAPHKGSFELYITKDGYDPAKPLKWSDLEPAPFAKATDPGMQNGDYVFSGSVPNKSGRHLIYSIWQRSDSPEAFYTCSDVVFGKDNGGGGASGGTGGNGGGTGTTPSTKPTTKPSAKPSADRPSDVPKAPTDQQIAAGEGKSTVEHNGHGDNDPRTNGSTALAPVPSESSAGTTNLAETGGSGATPAIAIAGAGVLALGAAVLFGVARRRATAPGRHGR, translated from the coding sequence ATGCCCGCACGCCGCCGCACCGTGACCCGTATCGCCGCAGTCGGCCTCGCCCCGCTCGCGGTGGCCGCGTACGCCGCAGCACCGGCGGCCGCCCACGGATCGATGACGGACCCGGTCAGCCGGGTGGCGGCCTGCTACGCGGAGGGGCCGGAGTCGCCGAAGTCGGCGGCCTGCAAGGCCGCGGTGGCGGCGAGCGGCGCTCAGGCGTTCTACGACTGGAACGCGGTCAACATCGCCAACGCGGCCGGCAACCACCAGGCGTTGATCCCGAACGGCCAGCTCTGCTCCGCTGGCAACGACAAGTACCGGGGTCTGGACCTGGCCCGCACCGACTGGCCGGCCGGCCCGATGTCCGCGGGCGAGCACACGTTCCGGTACAAGGGGACCGCCCCGCACAAGGGCTCCTTCGAGCTGTACATCACGAAGGACGGCTACGACCCGGCGAAGCCGCTGAAGTGGTCCGACCTGGAGCCCGCACCGTTCGCGAAGGCCACCGACCCGGGCATGCAGAACGGGGACTACGTCTTCTCCGGCAGCGTGCCGAACAAGTCCGGGCGGCACCTGATCTACAGCATCTGGCAGCGCTCGGACAGCCCGGAGGCCTTCTACACCTGCTCCGACGTGGTGTTCGGCAAGGACAACGGCGGGGGCGGCGCGAGCGGAGGCACGGGCGGCAACGGTGGCGGCACCGGCACCACCCCGAGCACGAAGCCGACTACGAAGCCGAGCGCCAAGCCTTCCGCCGACCGCCCCTCGGACGTGCCCAAGGCCCCGACGGACCAGCAGATCGCCGCCGGCGAGGGCAAGTCCACGGTGGAGCACAACGGCCACGGCGACAACGACCCGAGGACGAACGGCAGCACCGCCCTCGCCCCGGTCCCGTCGGAGTCCTCCGCGGGCACCACCAACCTGGCCGAGACCGGTGGCAGCGGCGCCACCCCGGCGATCGCGATCGCCGGGGCCGGCGTGCTGGCCCTCGGTGCGGCCGTGCTGTTCGGCGTGGCCCGACGCCGTGCGACGGCGCCGGGCCGGCACGGCCGCTAG
- a CDS encoding DUF402 domain-containing protein, with amino-acid sequence MSSPELTVTLTKAGRTKIRYPAALVVDTGDRISVRAPWAADGVRDFGFVRFEPGDVFTEHFWRTRWYAVKEVRTGEGVLKGWYCDVTRPAVVQDGEILVEDLDLDLWVSADGSAVLRLDEDEFAASGLAETDPAAAAEAVRALDALAAQAHAPGGLTPLLT; translated from the coding sequence ATGAGCAGTCCCGAGCTGACCGTCACCCTCACCAAGGCGGGCCGCACCAAGATCCGCTACCCCGCCGCCCTGGTCGTGGACACGGGCGACCGGATCTCCGTACGCGCCCCCTGGGCGGCCGACGGCGTACGGGACTTCGGCTTCGTGCGCTTCGAACCGGGCGACGTGTTCACCGAGCACTTCTGGCGGACGCGCTGGTACGCGGTCAAGGAGGTGCGGACGGGCGAGGGCGTCCTCAAGGGCTGGTACTGCGACGTCACGCGCCCGGCGGTGGTGCAGGACGGCGAGATCCTGGTCGAGGACCTGGACCTGGACCTGTGGGTGTCGGCGGACGGCTCCGCGGTCCTGCGGCTGGACGAGGACGAGTTCGCGGCGAGCGGCCTCGCGGAGACCGACCCCGCGGCGGCGGCCGAGGCCGTCCGCGCCCTCGACGCCCTGGCCGCCCAGGCCCACGCGCCCGGAGGCCTGACCCCCCTCCTGACCTGA
- a CDS encoding GNAT family N-acetyltransferase, protein MTVSIRDLRPGDPSDAESVVRVRRASLPFLIATTDGVAFELSSAAPAKRHRLLLAETADGLVVGTAELGLAYDSPEPGRSFVNAYVDPAHRGGGAGSALLRTAEEYLAAEGAVSTYAWVLDEPAPRAFAERRGYRPSRSAHFLRLDLARGALPPYPDALPAGVELRPGSAFAADPRPLYEADAEASGDEPGDVPAELDDYADWLATVWHHPDLDKELTTVVLVDGVVAAFCAARTDGATRYGSAMTGTLRAFRGRGLAKLAKTDSLHRARAAGCTEAFTGNDTGNEPMLAINRWFGYEICATETRYAKQLEGPRQS, encoded by the coding sequence ATGACCGTTTCGATCCGCGACCTCCGCCCGGGCGACCCCTCGGACGCGGAGTCCGTCGTACGGGTGCGCCGCGCCTCGCTCCCCTTCCTGATCGCCACCACCGACGGAGTCGCCTTCGAGCTGTCCTCCGCCGCTCCGGCCAAGCGCCATCGCCTCCTCCTCGCCGAAACCGCGGACGGCCTCGTCGTCGGCACCGCCGAGCTCGGCCTCGCGTACGACAGCCCGGAGCCCGGCCGGTCGTTCGTCAACGCGTACGTCGACCCCGCGCACCGCGGCGGCGGCGCGGGCAGCGCCCTGCTGCGGACGGCCGAGGAGTACCTGGCCGCGGAGGGTGCCGTGAGCACGTACGCCTGGGTGCTGGACGAGCCCGCCCCCCGCGCGTTCGCCGAGCGGCGCGGCTACCGCCCGAGCCGTTCCGCGCACTTCCTGCGCCTGGACCTGGCCCGCGGCGCCCTGCCCCCGTACCCGGACGCGCTCCCCGCCGGGGTCGAGCTGCGCCCCGGCAGCGCTTTCGCCGCCGACCCGCGACCGCTGTACGAGGCCGACGCGGAGGCCTCCGGTGACGAACCGGGCGACGTACCGGCGGAGCTGGACGACTACGCGGACTGGCTCGCCACCGTCTGGCACCACCCGGACCTCGACAAGGAGCTGACCACGGTCGTCCTGGTCGACGGGGTCGTGGCCGCGTTCTGCGCCGCCCGGACGGACGGCGCCACCCGCTACGGCTCGGCGATGACCGGCACCCTGCGCGCCTTCCGCGGCCGCGGCCTGGCCAAGCTCGCCAAGACGGACTCCCTGCACCGGGCCCGCGCCGCCGGCTGCACGGAGGCCTTCACGGGCAACGACACCGGGAACGAGCCGATGCTCGCCATCAACAGGTGGTTCGGATACGAGATCTGCGCGACCGAGACGCGCTACGCGAAGCAACTGGAAGGACCCCGGCAGTCATGA
- a CDS encoding GntR family transcriptional regulator produces the protein MTSTNLKIRIDASAGAAAPYEQLRAQISEAARAGDLPVGYKLPTVRGLAEELGLAANTVAKAYRALEGDGVIETRGRNGTFVAAAGDGAAREAATAAQAYAERAKRLGLTFDEATSAALEALRARYGN, from the coding sequence GTGACCTCGACGAACCTGAAGATCCGGATCGACGCCTCGGCCGGCGCGGCCGCCCCGTACGAGCAACTGCGCGCCCAGATCTCCGAGGCCGCGCGGGCGGGTGACCTGCCGGTCGGGTACAAGCTGCCGACGGTGCGCGGGCTCGCGGAGGAGCTGGGCCTGGCGGCGAACACGGTCGCGAAGGCCTACCGGGCGCTCGAGGGCGACGGGGTGATCGAGACCCGCGGCCGGAACGGGACCTTCGTCGCGGCGGCCGGCGACGGGGCCGCCCGGGAGGCGGCCACCGCCGCGCAGGCCTATGCGGAGCGCGCGAAGCGGCTGGGCCTGACCTTCGACGAGGCGACGTCGGCCGCCCTCGAAGCCCTGCGCGCCCGGTACGGGAACTGA
- a CDS encoding DUF5925 domain-containing protein, whose amino-acid sequence MPANPHDALPIRLNVDDSDSPSDVVDALFLGRFASGEQPYSHSVTIERVKAEATLLPPEATVLRSARDSDRSATLAEGEGWTMLVSRWSRGADVTVTAVSDELASSVLGEATQGVQDEPEPQPENVTMGFWYVSPRRGPYRTTRQIAAGTWAEVRPNYTAPVAGAMDRLMKVTPDDIAGRLLLLHGPPGTGKTSALRTLARSWREWCQVDCVLDPERLFNDVGYLMDIAIGEDEGTAKGRWRLLLLEDCDELIRGEARHTAGQALSRLLNLTDGLLGQGRNVLVGVTTNEDLERLHPAVVRPGRCLARIEVGRLTHGEAVDWLGTDEGVPREGATLAELFALRRGTGPSALLPPQGQHGSEAGLYL is encoded by the coding sequence ATGCCAGCCAACCCGCATGACGCGCTGCCGATCCGGCTCAACGTCGACGACAGCGATTCACCGTCGGATGTCGTGGACGCGCTGTTCCTCGGCCGGTTCGCGTCCGGCGAGCAGCCGTACTCGCACAGCGTGACGATCGAGCGGGTGAAGGCGGAGGCGACCCTGCTGCCGCCCGAGGCCACCGTGCTGCGCTCGGCCCGTGACTCCGACCGCAGCGCCACCCTCGCGGAGGGCGAGGGCTGGACGATGCTGGTCTCGCGCTGGAGCCGGGGCGCGGACGTGACGGTGACGGCGGTCAGCGACGAACTCGCCTCCAGCGTGCTCGGCGAGGCCACGCAGGGCGTGCAGGACGAGCCCGAACCGCAGCCCGAGAACGTCACGATGGGCTTCTGGTACGTCTCCCCGCGCCGCGGCCCGTACCGGACGACCCGCCAGATCGCCGCCGGGACCTGGGCGGAGGTGCGGCCCAACTACACGGCGCCGGTGGCCGGGGCGATGGACCGGCTGATGAAGGTGACCCCGGACGACATCGCGGGGCGGCTGCTCCTGCTGCACGGCCCGCCGGGCACGGGCAAGACCTCGGCGCTGCGGACGCTGGCCCGGTCGTGGCGGGAGTGGTGCCAGGTGGACTGCGTCCTGGACCCGGAACGGCTGTTCAACGACGTGGGCTACCTGATGGACATCGCGATCGGCGAGGACGAGGGCACGGCGAAGGGCCGGTGGCGGCTGCTGCTGCTGGAGGACTGCGACGAGCTGATCCGCGGCGAGGCCCGGCACACGGCGGGTCAGGCGCTGTCGCGGCTGCTCAACCTGACGGACGGGCTGCTGGGGCAGGGCCGCAACGTGCTGGTCGGCGTCACCACGAACGAGGACCTGGAACGGCTCCACCCGGCGGTGGTCCGGCCGGGCCGCTGCCTGGCGCGGATCGAGGTGGGCCGTCTGACGCACGGCGAGGCGGTGGACTGGCTGGGCACGGACGAGGGGGTTCCGCGCGAGGGCGCCACGCTGGCCGAACTGTTCGCGCTGCGCCGGGGCACGGGCCCCTCGGCGCTGCTGCCGCCCCAGGGCCAGCACGGTTCGGAAGCGGGCCTGTACCTGTAG
- a CDS encoding SGNH/GDSL hydrolase family protein, with translation MKMSRFAALTSSLLLAAGAALFGAGQAAAATADFGYVALGDSYSSGVGAGNYDSGSGNCKRTSRAYPALWAAAHSPQTFSFTACSGARTGDVLSGQLGPLNSGTDLVSITIGGNDAGFSDVMTTCVLQSESTCINRVNQAKAYADSTLPGQLDQVYTAIHGRAPAAHVVVLGYPRFYKLNGTCATGLTEGERSAINGAADYLNAAIAKRAADHGFTFASVAGAFTGHEICSGDAWLHSVNWLNIGESYHPTAAGQSGGYLPVLTNAA, from the coding sequence ATGAAGATGTCGCGCTTCGCCGCCCTGACTTCCTCCCTGTTACTCGCCGCGGGCGCCGCCCTGTTCGGCGCCGGACAGGCGGCCGCCGCCACGGCCGACTTCGGTTACGTCGCCCTCGGCGACTCGTACTCCTCCGGCGTCGGCGCCGGCAACTACGACAGCGGGAGCGGCAACTGCAAGCGCACCTCCCGCGCCTACCCGGCCCTCTGGGCCGCCGCCCATTCCCCGCAGACCTTCTCCTTCACCGCCTGCTCGGGCGCCCGTACGGGTGACGTCCTGTCCGGCCAGCTCGGCCCGCTGAACTCCGGCACCGACCTGGTGAGCATCACCATCGGCGGCAACGACGCCGGATTCTCCGACGTCATGACGACCTGTGTGCTCCAGTCCGAGTCCACCTGCATCAACCGCGTCAACCAGGCCAAGGCGTACGCCGACTCCACCCTCCCCGGCCAGCTCGACCAGGTCTACACCGCCATCCACGGCCGGGCGCCCGCGGCCCACGTCGTCGTCCTCGGCTATCCCCGCTTCTACAAGCTGAACGGCACCTGCGCCACCGGGCTGACGGAGGGCGAGCGCTCCGCCATCAACGGCGCGGCCGACTATCTGAACGCCGCCATCGCCAAACGCGCCGCCGACCACGGGTTCACCTTCGCCTCGGTCGCCGGCGCCTTCACCGGCCACGAGATCTGCTCCGGCGACGCGTGGCTGCACAGCGTCAACTGGCTCAACATCGGCGAGTCGTACCACCCCACCGCCGCCGGACAGTCCGGCGGCTACCTGCCCGTCCTCACCAACGCCGCCTGA
- a CDS encoding serine/threonine-protein kinase, whose amino-acid sequence MGIVWRARDEVLGREVAVKEVRPPAGLDGAEIGRMYRRLEREAWAAARVSHRGVVTVYDVATEDGRPWIVMELVRGLSLADVLEAEGPLTPQRAAHLGEQVLAALRAAHEAGVLHRDVKPSNVLIANDGRMVLSDFGIASLEGSSAITMTGEVVGSPEFLAPERALGRDPGPASDLWSLGVMLYSAVEGVSPFRRDTPLSTLRAVVDEELPPPRRAGPLTPVLEGLLRKDPAERLPAAEAARMLRIIGAGGVLQGSGGAVSGPDSPTATAHHRPGPPQAQGRPEGSTPPMPVPMPAPGPGPAPAGRGAPPREARAGLVLAAGIVVLLLAVVALGWLLLRDREEPGGNGTGPTAPATTSAASASASGSGSPSASPSPSPSPSASPSATPAPHFAVSVRAVRTEYRGACPPPADQAPAFTATVDADRTPAVLEYRWATRSGVSSGPGWQSVTYAADGPRSRQLDHTELTYYPSATFDDAVRLEVRGPDPTASEWVDFSVTCEEEETPTGGTSPSPGPSGTPAPVSAGPVPAGPATPDAAEPETSDPEVAPEPEAAAS is encoded by the coding sequence ATGGGCATCGTGTGGCGGGCCCGCGACGAGGTGCTGGGCCGCGAGGTGGCCGTCAAGGAGGTGCGTCCCCCCGCCGGGCTGGACGGCGCCGAGATCGGGCGGATGTACCGGCGGCTCGAGCGCGAGGCCTGGGCGGCGGCGCGGGTCTCGCACCGCGGGGTCGTCACGGTCTACGACGTGGCCACCGAGGACGGCCGGCCCTGGATCGTGATGGAGCTGGTGCGCGGGCTCTCGCTGGCCGACGTACTGGAGGCCGAGGGGCCGCTCACCCCGCAGCGCGCCGCTCACCTCGGGGAGCAGGTGCTGGCCGCGCTGCGCGCCGCGCACGAGGCGGGAGTGCTGCACCGGGACGTCAAGCCCTCCAACGTGCTGATCGCCAACGACGGCCGGATGGTGCTGAGCGACTTCGGGATCGCCAGCCTGGAGGGCTCGTCGGCGATCACGATGACGGGTGAGGTGGTGGGCTCCCCCGAGTTCCTCGCGCCGGAGCGGGCGCTGGGGCGCGATCCGGGGCCCGCGTCGGACCTGTGGTCGCTCGGGGTGATGCTGTACTCCGCCGTCGAGGGGGTCTCGCCGTTCCGGCGGGACACGCCGCTGTCCACGCTGCGGGCGGTGGTGGACGAGGAGCTGCCGCCGCCGCGCCGGGCCGGTCCCCTGACACCGGTGCTGGAGGGGCTGCTGCGCAAGGATCCGGCGGAGCGGCTGCCCGCGGCGGAGGCGGCCCGGATGCTGCGGATCATCGGGGCGGGCGGGGTCCTGCAGGGCTCCGGCGGGGCGGTGTCGGGTCCGGACTCGCCGACGGCCACGGCGCACCACCGGCCCGGCCCCCCGCAGGCGCAGGGCCGGCCCGAGGGGTCCACCCCGCCGATGCCGGTGCCGATGCCCGCGCCGGGGCCGGGTCCCGCTCCGGCGGGCCGCGGGGCGCCGCCGCGCGAGGCGCGGGCCGGGCTGGTGCTGGCCGCCGGGATCGTGGTGCTGCTGCTGGCGGTGGTCGCCCTGGGGTGGCTGCTGCTCAGGGACCGCGAGGAGCCGGGCGGGAACGGCACCGGCCCGACGGCCCCGGCCACCACCTCGGCCGCGTCCGCGAGCGCCTCCGGATCGGGGTCGCCGTCGGCGTCCCCCTCACCTTCGCCGTCGCCGTCCGCTTCGCCGTCGGCCACGCCCGCGCCGCACTTCGCCGTGTCGGTGCGCGCCGTACGGACGGAGTACCGCGGGGCCTGCCCGCCGCCCGCCGATCAGGCGCCCGCCTTCACGGCGACCGTCGATGCGGACCGTACGCCCGCCGTGCTGGAGTACCGCTGGGCGACGCGCAGCGGGGTCAGCTCCGGCCCCGGCTGGCAGTCCGTCACGTATGCGGCGGACGGCCCCCGGAGCCGGCAGCTGGACCACACCGAGCTCACGTACTACCCGAGCGCGACGTTCGACGACGCGGTCCGGCTGGAGGTGCGGGGGCCGGACCCGACGGCCTCGGAGTGGGTGGACTTCTCCGTGACCTGCGAGGAGGAGGAGACCCCGACGGGCGGGACCTCCCCCTCCCCCGGTCCGAGCGGTACGCCGGCCCCCGTCTCGGCAGGGCCTGTACCGGCGGGGCCGGCGACGCCGGACGCCGCGGAGCCGGAAACATCGGACCCCGAGGTCGCCCCGGAGCCCGAAGCGGCGGCTTCGTAG
- a CDS encoding CaiB/BaiF CoA transferase family protein codes for MTADSPAPARPAEPRPTPPRPVEPLPLDGVTVVAVEQAVSAPFATRQLADLGARVIKVERPDGGDFARAYDTAAQGLASHFVWANRGKESIALDLKDPRGREVLHGLLDGADVFVQNLAQGAAARLGLDSAALCARYPRLVAVDISGYGAEGPYAHKRAYDMLVQCEAGLVSVTGTPEQPVKAGIPAADIAAAMYAFSGVLAALLRRAATGRGGRVEVSMLDALAEWMGHPLHHTMHGGEQPVRTGLAHAVIAPYDAYPTADGDRVLLSVQNDREWRRLAEQVLERPELAEDPAYATNAARTRGREKTDAVVAEALGRLGADEAIVRLEAAGIACARLNSVARLAGHPQLAARDRWREVGSPAGPLRALLPPIGLPGGAAPHMGAVPALGEHTEALLRALGMTGAQITTLRRDGVVA; via the coding sequence ATGACAGCCGACTCGCCCGCGCCCGCACGCCCTGCCGAACCCCGCCCCACGCCACCCCGCCCCGTGGAACCCCTGCCCCTCGACGGCGTCACGGTCGTCGCCGTCGAACAGGCCGTCTCGGCCCCCTTCGCCACCCGCCAGCTCGCCGACCTCGGCGCCCGGGTGATCAAGGTCGAGCGGCCCGACGGCGGCGACTTCGCGCGCGCCTACGACACCGCCGCACAGGGACTGGCCTCGCATTTCGTCTGGGCCAACCGCGGCAAGGAGTCGATCGCGCTCGACCTGAAGGACCCGCGCGGCCGGGAGGTCCTGCACGGACTGCTCGACGGGGCCGACGTGTTCGTCCAGAACCTCGCCCAGGGCGCCGCCGCCCGGCTCGGGCTCGACTCGGCCGCGCTGTGCGCGCGCTACCCGCGGCTGGTCGCCGTCGACATCTCCGGGTACGGGGCCGAGGGCCCGTACGCCCACAAGCGCGCCTACGACATGCTCGTGCAGTGCGAGGCGGGGCTGGTCTCGGTCACCGGCACCCCGGAGCAGCCCGTCAAGGCGGGCATCCCGGCCGCGGACATCGCGGCGGCCATGTACGCCTTCTCCGGGGTCCTCGCGGCCCTGCTGCGCCGCGCGGCCACCGGGCGCGGGGGCCGGGTGGAGGTCTCGATGCTGGACGCGCTGGCCGAGTGGATGGGCCATCCGCTGCACCACACGATGCACGGCGGGGAGCAGCCCGTGCGCACGGGCCTCGCGCACGCCGTCATCGCCCCGTACGACGCCTACCCGACGGCGGACGGGGACCGGGTGCTGCTGTCCGTGCAGAACGACCGCGAATGGCGGCGGCTCGCCGAACAGGTGCTGGAGCGGCCCGAGTTGGCCGAGGATCCGGCGTACGCGACGAACGCGGCGCGCACCCGGGGCCGGGAGAAGACCGACGCCGTGGTCGCCGAGGCGCTGGGCCGGCTGGGCGCGGACGAGGCGATCGTACGGCTGGAGGCGGCGGGCATCGCCTGTGCACGGCTGAACTCGGTGGCCCGGCTCGCGGGACATCCGCAGCTGGCGGCACGGGACCGCTGGCGGGAGGTGGGGTCACCGGCCGGTCCGTTGCGGGCACTGCTGCCGCCGATCGGACTGCCGGGAGGCGCGGCACCGCACATGGGTGCGGTGCCCGCGCTCGGCGAACACACCGAGGCCCTGCTGCGCGCCCTGGGGATGACGGGCGCACAGATCACGACACTGCGCCGGGATGGTGTGGTTGCGTAG
- a CDS encoding TetR/AcrR family transcriptional regulator — translation MAAGGRPARPEVIWARPGRAGRGPRPAHTRESIAAEAVRIADAEGIEAVSMRRVAAGIGAGTMSLYNYVPRKEDLYELMVDAVSGEYELTPPTGDWRADLLGLARQARELMHRHPWLPRLLSPVHGFGPNALRYLEHSLDCLVPLEASGGQKLELVAAVNGTVAAFVASELALAERARSLPWSEAAEEDVRTAWLGSRLATGQYPLLAAALSGGHPVTEAASDPGAVFDRSVSRLLAAWAAAEG, via the coding sequence GTGGCAGCCGGCGGGCGCCCGGCCCGACCCGAAGTGATCTGGGCCCGCCCGGGGCGCGCCGGCCGCGGACCCCGGCCCGCGCACACCCGCGAGTCGATCGCGGCCGAGGCCGTGCGGATCGCGGACGCGGAGGGGATCGAGGCCGTCTCCATGCGGCGCGTGGCAGCCGGGATCGGCGCCGGGACGATGTCCCTGTACAACTACGTGCCGCGCAAGGAGGACCTGTACGAGCTGATGGTCGACGCGGTGAGCGGGGAGTACGAGCTGACCCCGCCGACCGGGGACTGGCGGGCCGACCTGCTCGGACTCGCCCGCCAGGCACGAGAACTGATGCACCGCCACCCGTGGCTGCCGCGGCTGCTGTCCCCGGTCCACGGCTTCGGTCCGAACGCCCTGCGCTATCTGGAGCACAGCCTGGACTGCCTGGTCCCGCTGGAGGCTTCCGGTGGGCAGAAGCTGGAGCTCGTCGCGGCGGTCAACGGCACGGTGGCCGCGTTCGTGGCGAGCGAGTTGGCCCTGGCCGAGCGGGCCCGGTCGCTGCCGTGGAGCGAGGCCGCCGAGGAGGACGTACGGACGGCCTGGCTGGGCTCGAGGCTGGCGACAGGGCAGTACCCGCTGCTGGCGGCGGCGCTGTCCGGCGGGCATCCGGTGACGGAGGCGGCCTCCGACCCGGGCGCGGTCTTCGACCGCTCGGTGTCCCGGCTGCTGGCGGCCTGGGCGGCGGCGGAGGGCTGA
- a CDS encoding type ISP restriction/modification enzyme encodes MPWAVGGLRLGRAWVAAPDPAALRARWAALTGSEGAERDRLFRPTRTRTPTTGAAALPGRRSPSTARFADEPGPCPEPVRVLRDPFDEQWLLPDQRLIDMARPELWRVLDEHQLFAVETPELLVTAHLPAGRLGRIRPLHRRPGGAEPNLAPGLLPLLGERYGGRVTPQDVLCWILAAGRPGPRGYEVPLTGDPGRWRAGLELGHRLLTVQLRGGPGAEPPRLPGGRRPYVRSAVQAWPEGLAYDPETETLSLGAGTVSPVPPGAWEYEVQGGTRVLEAWFAARTAHRDPQADGLDALGPAEWPQAWTSELLALVTTLALLADLAPERAAFTPGPPLAAAELAAAGVLPPPRWARRPASVLDHHEEGPGGQFALL; translated from the coding sequence ATGCCCTGGGCCGTGGGCGGCCTGCGCCTGGGCCGGGCCTGGGTGGCGGCCCCCGACCCCGCGGCGCTGCGCGCCCGCTGGGCGGCCCTGACCGGCTCCGAAGGGGCCGAGCGGGACCGGCTGTTCCGCCCGACCCGGACCCGGACGCCCACCACCGGCGCGGCCGCACTGCCCGGCCGGCGCTCGCCCTCGACCGCCCGCTTCGCCGATGAGCCGGGCCCCTGCCCGGAGCCCGTACGGGTGCTGCGCGATCCCTTCGACGAGCAGTGGCTGCTGCCCGACCAGCGGCTCATCGACATGGCCCGCCCGGAGCTGTGGCGGGTCCTGGACGAGCACCAGCTCTTCGCCGTCGAGACCCCGGAGCTGCTGGTCACCGCACATCTCCCGGCCGGCCGCCTGGGCCGGATCCGCCCGCTGCACCGGCGCCCCGGCGGCGCCGAGCCCAATCTCGCGCCGGGCCTGCTGCCGCTGCTGGGCGAGCGCTACGGCGGCCGGGTCACCCCGCAGGACGTGCTGTGCTGGATCCTCGCGGCGGGCCGCCCCGGCCCCCGGGGGTACGAGGTCCCGCTGACCGGCGACCCCGGGCGCTGGCGGGCCGGGCTGGAGCTCGGGCACCGGCTGCTCACCGTCCAGCTGCGCGGCGGACCCGGCGCCGAGCCGCCCCGGCTGCCGGGCGGGCGGCGCCCGTACGTCCGCTCGGCGGTCCAGGCCTGGCCGGAGGGGCTCGCGTACGACCCGGAGACCGAGACGCTGAGCCTGGGGGCCGGGACGGTCTCCCCCGTACCGCCGGGCGCCTGGGAGTACGAGGTACAGGGCGGTACGCGGGTACTGGAGGCCTGGTTCGCGGCCCGGACCGCCCACCGGGATCCGCAGGCCGACGGGCTGGACGCGCTCGGGCCTGCCGAGTGGCCGCAGGCCTGGACCTCGGAGCTGCTGGCGCTGGTGACCACCTTGGCGCTGCTGGCCGATCTGGCCCCGGAGCGGGCGGCGTTCACCCCCGGGCCGCCGCTGGCGGCCGCCGAGCTGGCCGCCGCGGGCGTGCTGCCGCCGCCGCGCTGGGCCCGCCGCCCGGCCTCGGTCCTGGACCACCACGAGGAGGGCCCGGGCGGCCAGTTCGCCCTGCTCTGA